In Chrysoperla carnea chromosome 2, inChrCarn1.1, whole genome shotgun sequence, the following proteins share a genomic window:
- the LOC123292168 gene encoding uncharacterized protein LOC123292168 produces the protein MYSLNNQFLLLTVLVICSCDVILSAPKYTSDENNDQRLTGKEEGTTEIVQEEIIPVNNSGFPINTNFVPVSPLIYQPPMLPYNSYNPSFFYQPYFIPPAVLPNIPPATIPIQPFQPPVEANNIYLDYDENNNLISNSTMGFQPVTDDAENTNSQNDIQNNASRFRPTSNKQTYVTPIKSIKKHGYRTTNQESYIVAETYIRPNEKPKTIIRVYYDPSQNRENITIVDPDSSKVIEIESNVVNEHVVTNTDSGDTVSNPTTAKPVATLGGQATEYSAWPFGRWVATEATTEPTTEPTTEPTTEPTTEPTTEETSFEEVTPDQTINIPGESYEDVTRKSTNDASNEEDEADENEEDDDEEASDEEAYDEVQRDDYHTIVPKSTLKKKINDKKYERIPKKWLNLPTTERVVSSTSTETVPIWLRKSYTTPKIFAFNYATIPTTAGNIVGNIRPKTNDFNRGWFSWKQPVASYNPTSWNVETTTQGLRFAFFR, from the exons ATGTACTctttaaacaatcaatttttattactaacTGTATTAGTGATTTGTTCCTGTGATGTCATTTTAAGTGCACCGAAATATACAAGTGACGAAAATAATGATCAAAGATTGACTGGAAAGGAAGAAGGTACAACCGAAATAGTTCAAGAGGAAATTATTCCAGTTAACAATTCTGGTTTTCCTATAAATACAAACTTCGTTCCCGTATCACCATTGATTTACCAGCCTCCTATGCTACCTTATAACTCATATAATCCATCATTTTTTTACCAACCATATTTTATACCTCCAGCAGTTCTTCCAAATATACCACCAGCGACTATTCCGATTCAACCTTTTCAACCTCCTGTAGAagcaaataacatttatttggattatgatgaaaacaataatttaatatcgaATTCTACAATGGGATTTCAACCAGTAACGGATGATGCGGAAAATACTAATTCCCAAAATGATATCCAGAATAATGCTTCCCGATTTAGACCGACAAGCAACAAACAAACGTATGTCACACCTATAAAATCTATTAAGAAACATGGGTACCGTACAACAAATCAGGAATCATATATTGTGGCTGAAACATATATTCGACCTAATGAGAAGCCAAAAACAATAATCAGAGTGTATTATGATCCATCTCAAAACCGAGAAAATATCACGATTGTGGATCCAGATTCGAGTAAAGTTATTGAAATTGAATCAAATGTGGTGAATGAGCATGTTGTAACTAATACGGATAGTGGCGATACTGTTAGTAATCCTACAACCGCTAAACCTGTTGCTACTCTTGGTGGTCAAGCAACTGAATATTCTGCATGGCCTTTTGGACGATGGGTAGCTACTGAAGCTACTACTGAACCTACTACTGAACCTACGACTGAACCTACGACGGAACCTACGACTGAACCTACGACTGAAGAAACATCATTCGAAGAAGTCACACCTGATCAGACAATAAATATTCCAGGAGAAAGCTATGAG GACGTGACAAGGAAATCAACAAATGACGCTAGTAATGAAGAAGATGAAGCAGATGAAAACGAAGAAGATGACGATGAAGAAGCTAGCGATGAAGAAGCTTACGATGAAGTTCAAAGGGACGATTATCATACCATTGTTCCCAAATCaacattaaaaaagaaaatcaatgaTAAAAAGTATGAGCGAATCCCAAAAAAATGGTTAAATCTTCCGACAACTGAACGAGTAGTTTCATCCACCTCTACCGAAACTGTTCCCATTTGGTTACGAAAATCATATACTACAccaaaaatatttgcatttaattatGCGACAATACCTACAACGGCTGGAAACATTGTTGGAAATATCCGACCCAAAACAAATGATTTCAATCGTGGTTGGTTTTCATGGAAACAACCAGTTGCCAGCTATAATCCAACATCATGGAATGTGGAAACAACTACTCAAGGGTTAAGATTCGCTTTCTTccgttga
- the LOC123293571 gene encoding uncharacterized protein LOC123293571 has protein sequence MQRNILFSLIFLIILISHQLFAEYQSFDEAFYESDLRPNEEEFYDESDLLSNQLAEPDFVLKMLRDVAGPMDENYDYHEDGTKTKKESNNDYDAYGGGESAVPDYGEINNNYNDIEKDAGPGPVDYSDQLNYY, from the exons atgcaaagaaatattttattcagtttaatatttttaataattttaatcagtcATCAATTATTTGCTGAATATCAGTCATTTGATGAAGCTTTCtatg AAAGTGATTTACGACCAAATGAGGAAGAATTTTATGATGAATCGGATCTATTATCCAATCAACTGGCCGAACCTGATTTTGTGTTGAAAATGCTTCGAGATGTTGCTGGAC cAATGGATGAAAATTACGATTACCATGAAGATGGTACTAAGACCAAAAAAGAAAGCAATAATGATTATGATGCCTATGGAGGAGGTGAAAGTGCTGTACCAGATTATGgtgaaattaataacaattataatgaTATTGAAAAAGATGCTGGACCAGGACCTGTCGATTATAGTgaccaattaaattattattaa
- the LOC123293468 gene encoding uncharacterized protein LOC123293468, with amino-acid sequence MGKLLKFSILIMVFLTILCGFFQNDNNSVMARKMKKGSTRTVYMLRHPKMKSLSSGNGKHGDGKFSDENLLHHHHEKLHHHHHNGDKIGHKKKHHGQSSPLHKDSVDHRPITSHPKLQHHIHNSN; translated from the exons atgggaaagttactaaaattttctattttaatcatGGTTTTTCTGACAATATTATgtggattttttcaaaatgataacaACTCTGTAATggcaagaaaaatgaaaaaaggcaGTACAAGAACTGTTTATATGTTAAGACATCCAAAAATGAAATCGTTATCATCTGGTAATGGTAAACATGGAGATGGAAAGTTTagtgatgaaaatttattacatcaTCATCATGAAAAattacatcatcatcatcataatgGTGACAAAATTGGGCATAAGAAAAAGCATCATGGACAAAGTTCACCTTT ACACAAAGACAGTGTGGATCATCGTCCAATAACAAGTCATCCAAAACTTCAACATCACATCCATAATTCTAACTGA